A genome region from Arachis duranensis cultivar V14167 chromosome 8, aradu.V14167.gnm2.J7QH, whole genome shotgun sequence includes the following:
- the LOC107461547 gene encoding uncharacterized protein LOC107461547, whose amino-acid sequence MGDKKKAQMFVKLVSAAGTGFFYVKRKPRQFTEKLEFRKYDPRVNRHVLFTEAKMK is encoded by the coding sequence ATGGGGGACAAGAAGAAGGCTCAAATGTTTGTAAAACTAGTGTCTGCTGCTGGGACTGGATTTTTCTATGTGAAGAGGAAGCCAAGGCAGTTCACAGAGAAGCTCGAGTTTCGCAAGTACGATCCAAGGGTTAACCGTCATGTTCTCTTTACAGAGGCTAAGATGAAGTGA